The following proteins come from a genomic window of Enterobacter chengduensis:
- a CDS encoding glycosyltransferase, with amino-acid sequence MTMHIDLHSPYLIAAPDYRESSLGIQVLHRLCHMINERGGRAWMVGCTVNPEWNAPALTQEAYEQVISSGRSWIAVYPEVTTGNPFSAPVTVRYMLNREGVIMQNAIEAGADDLFFWYRPEFADKEPDPNILGIECYDLSLFQDDQPVKDKDFLYLNRIPESALDLSGLPENITILSMRNPLSLRELAMLLKRGRVLYTYESSGTCLLAMLCGCPVVSLSVPGYEHYALNEQSLQDIGGAGFGYSDSPEALDHIRAGLPIVRDVVLAKRRLLETQFDRFLFLTQAKAQQQDDVKERNSFGHWISHRTLPTTVTAETRLLHVILCLNAQVSAIDASVASLTRQGVDSRTILLVAPEPGYRAMAMDIPMVSVDSWVSAVRQLAETEAFDWLHCIDAGVEYTAESIGLMRNMLSQAGECQAIYTDEAVRASGGEITPIRKPDFNLDLFLASPHRYLRRVWFRRESWLAAGKFNPEFSQAFEFDALIDYLLQWGTGCIGHITDIITLVPASVFDFPSALEEEKILERYLQHRGFSQASAVQQKNLTWRISYPQPEREKVSILLDAGDEPARLIRCVESLMKNTEWQNKEILLAVAENANAEMIDLIKQMQEVMPLTAIVCGAEQNYASRMNCLAQNVTGDFILLLDLHTLFVLKNWLTTLLSHVIRPEVGSAGPKFITTDQRLLSAGMIAGGEGWVGHVGQGEHWQTEGELSRYQCEQNYSILSSNCLLVKREAWQRVGGLSAEFDDPHVIDIILPLKLKRAGYLAVWTPFSVVVSDNTRLLEKVCVSENSQRQTLLAEMPEIFTDDPAYNRYLSLQRPLFRHGPLTTNGPEDLSLTRAKVLLLKNGEDCEYSKRIADLLQNLSTDNAICLIRDSSDLSVPEILRLVPNIVVLSHAPDKSLSARLRAVSRIIPLRIYALADSAGSGNNGQEQVSVVTQWLTWSAEREAQLSKRKRPVSRLPVLLGREWVSQARPTSSERRRVLCIPEALSVKEREFISRVIAATHARVDWIILGAWPAAWLPMVAETVRWHGEWMSPEQLHQLRADIAIIFRLNSDHNRFKDDYQAVQLAACGIAIVSSDVPSLHNDLPFRRLKADPQVWQNEIVNADSYAVSQQEIDAFIYDRESIPEVIRRLFM; translated from the coding sequence ATGACTATGCATATAGATCTTCATTCTCCCTACCTGATTGCCGCACCGGACTACCGTGAGTCGTCGTTGGGTATTCAGGTGCTTCACCGCTTGTGCCATATGATCAATGAGCGTGGTGGTCGCGCCTGGATGGTTGGTTGTACCGTCAACCCCGAATGGAATGCGCCAGCGCTTACGCAAGAAGCCTATGAGCAGGTCATCTCCAGCGGCAGGTCCTGGATTGCTGTTTACCCGGAGGTAACGACGGGAAATCCTTTTTCTGCGCCGGTAACCGTCCGCTACATGTTAAACAGGGAAGGGGTCATCATGCAAAACGCCATTGAGGCCGGAGCTGACGATCTCTTTTTCTGGTACCGCCCTGAGTTTGCAGACAAAGAACCCGATCCGAATATTCTCGGGATTGAATGTTATGACCTCTCACTCTTTCAGGATGACCAGCCAGTTAAAGATAAAGACTTTCTCTACCTGAACAGGATCCCTGAATCCGCACTTGATTTATCGGGGTTGCCAGAAAACATCACTATTTTGTCGATGCGCAATCCTTTGTCATTACGCGAGCTGGCGATGCTTCTGAAACGCGGGCGGGTGCTTTACACCTATGAGTCATCAGGAACCTGCCTGCTAGCCATGCTATGTGGCTGCCCGGTCGTTTCGTTGTCGGTTCCGGGATATGAACATTATGCGTTGAACGAGCAGTCGTTACAGGATATTGGTGGTGCCGGTTTCGGTTACTCTGATTCACCGGAAGCACTGGACCACATTCGGGCAGGGCTACCGATTGTTCGCGACGTTGTTCTGGCCAAAAGGCGACTTCTGGAAACCCAGTTTGATCGCTTCCTGTTTCTAACCCAGGCGAAAGCGCAGCAGCAGGATGACGTAAAGGAGCGCAACTCATTCGGCCACTGGATTTCTCACCGCACTTTGCCGACGACGGTCACGGCAGAAACCCGTCTGCTGCACGTTATCCTGTGCCTGAATGCGCAGGTGAGCGCTATCGACGCATCCGTCGCCTCACTTACCCGTCAGGGCGTTGATTCACGGACGATTCTTCTTGTTGCGCCAGAACCAGGGTATCGCGCGATGGCCATGGATATTCCCATGGTTTCGGTAGATAGCTGGGTTAGTGCTGTCAGGCAGCTGGCGGAAACAGAGGCCTTCGACTGGCTGCACTGCATCGATGCGGGTGTTGAATATACTGCGGAAAGCATTGGGTTAATGCGTAATATGCTCTCGCAGGCCGGGGAATGTCAGGCCATTTATACGGATGAGGCGGTACGCGCCAGTGGTGGTGAAATCACTCCGATACGTAAACCGGATTTTAATCTCGATCTTTTCCTCGCTTCGCCTCACCGTTATTTACGACGCGTCTGGTTCCGGCGCGAGAGCTGGCTTGCCGCAGGTAAATTTAACCCTGAATTCAGCCAGGCGTTCGAATTTGACGCGTTGATCGATTACCTGCTGCAATGGGGTACGGGCTGTATCGGGCATATTACGGATATTATTACCCTGGTGCCTGCCTCCGTTTTTGACTTCCCGTCTGCGCTTGAAGAAGAAAAGATTCTCGAGCGTTATCTGCAGCATCGTGGATTTTCTCAGGCCAGCGCCGTACAGCAAAAAAATCTGACGTGGCGTATTAGCTACCCACAGCCAGAACGTGAAAAAGTCAGCATTCTGCTTGATGCGGGTGATGAACCGGCGCGACTGATCCGCTGCGTTGAGAGTCTGATGAAGAATACCGAGTGGCAGAACAAAGAGATTCTGCTGGCGGTGGCTGAAAACGCCAATGCAGAGATGATTGATCTCATCAAGCAGATGCAGGAGGTGATGCCATTAACGGCGATCGTCTGTGGCGCTGAGCAAAACTACGCAAGTCGCATGAACTGCCTGGCGCAAAATGTGACTGGTGATTTTATTTTACTTCTGGATCTCCATACGCTTTTTGTCCTGAAAAACTGGCTGACGACATTGCTGAGCCATGTGATTCGCCCTGAAGTAGGAAGCGCAGGGCCAAAATTTATCACCACTGACCAACGGTTGCTGAGTGCGGGTATGATCGCTGGGGGTGAGGGTTGGGTCGGACATGTAGGTCAAGGGGAACACTGGCAAACAGAAGGCGAGCTGTCACGCTACCAGTGCGAACAAAACTATTCCATTCTGAGCAGCAACTGCCTGCTGGTCAAGCGTGAAGCATGGCAGCGTGTCGGCGGGTTGTCGGCTGAATTCGACGACCCACACGTGATTGATATTATTCTGCCTCTGAAGCTAAAGCGTGCTGGTTATCTTGCCGTCTGGACGCCATTCAGCGTTGTGGTATCGGACAATACACGGCTTCTTGAAAAGGTGTGCGTCAGCGAGAATTCCCAACGTCAGACATTACTCGCCGAGATGCCAGAGATTTTCACTGACGATCCGGCCTATAACCGCTACCTCAGTCTACAACGTCCGTTGTTCCGCCATGGGCCTCTTACGACCAACGGGCCTGAAGATCTCTCCTTGACGCGCGCAAAGGTTCTGTTGCTTAAAAATGGTGAGGACTGCGAATACTCGAAACGTATTGCCGACCTGCTGCAGAATCTGTCGACAGATAACGCGATCTGCCTGATACGTGATTCTTCCGATCTGTCCGTGCCAGAAATATTGCGTCTCGTACCGAATATTGTGGTGCTTAGCCATGCCCCGGATAAGTCGCTATCTGCACGTCTTAGGGCAGTGAGTCGGATTATCCCTTTGCGAATTTATGCGCTGGCGGATTCAGCCGGTTCAGGCAATAACGGTCAGGAGCAGGTAAGTGTGGTGACGCAGTGGCTAACCTGGTCTGCAGAGCGTGAAGCTCAGCTAAGCAAACGAAAAAGGCCGGTGTCGCGTCTGCCGGTGTTGCTGGGGCGTGAATGGGTGTCGCAGGCGAGGCCGACTTCGTCCGAACGCAGACGCGTATTGTGTATACCGGAAGCGTTATCCGTAAAAGAGCGAGAATTCATTAGCCGGGTTATCGCCGCCACGCACGCCAGGGTGGACTGGATCATTTTGGGGGCATGGCCCGCGGCGTGGCTGCCTATGGTCGCAGAAACGGTTCGCTGGCACGGGGAATGGATGTCACCTGAGCAGCTGCATCAGCTGCGAGCCGACATAGCCATTATTTTCAGGCTGAACAGCGACCACAACCGTTTTAAAGATGACTATCAGGCGGTTCAGCTCGCAGCCTGTGGGATAGCAATTGTCTCTAGCGATGTTCCTTCATTGCACAACGATCTCCCTTTCCGGCGCCTTAAAGCTGACCCACAGGTCTGGCAGAACGAAATCGTTAATGCCGACAGCTACGCGGTTAGTCAGCAGGAGATTGACGCCTTCATTTACGATCGGGAGTCCATCCCAGAGGTTATCCGCAGGTTATTTATGTAA
- a CDS encoding glycosyltransferase has translation MPEILISVDKLDAWSASCTEVLDIADALLRREWHVILCTSFIGKRLQPEVARLQATGALTVVTENAGELAARYDVIWVVKGFFSEKLLTALHEQKTAGSFIFRHYSDYNDLYIPWGAGLENALATRVLGLSAFTQTILLQTGIQEDKLHLMPWLVPDAYCDVYANREAQALRRILYIADKMSAEMYEVQQRAAQSQIRIEWLDLSAQSGRIEPEWLAGYDVVITDEQYVPKALVLGVPVFLAHGNYVEGYLNDTNLAHYEANYFSGVNLRFCPGADEWIQLLTDGYDDANKWVQKNHQTFVSRWSLEQNILAVLDFPVSQRPYTLSEKDRYALAFHSKALLLQQSENYSITRWIKDRNITNARREALRACADAFPDRARLGVVILAQNKTTEECQITHASALAQSLVPISVEVAHSVSDINALLENSPAQALLMLPAGYTLLDDALMRFAEHRIHHPEASVAYCDEMMVAENDEPVVTLRPGVNIDLLRSKPYVGQALLIDCHAAKVAGGLDPLFAYTPFTDLLWRLVELQGISVLTHVPEVLLCNSEPAQRWTELPGLMEQHRNGVLAHLTRLGISASYEPGAVKALPRLRYHWDAQPMVSIIIPTRDRFALLKNCIESLMEKTRYARYELMIVDNQSVESDACQFLNDLANLGLEQVRILRYDAPFNFAEMGNAAAQQARGDVLVFLDNDCEIIDGAWLDALLEHALRPEVGVVGARLEFKDGRIQHGGYLTGVQNGVEVAFAGAGGADSGFQDYLCVPHNVTAVSGSCMMLRKEVFFALNGFTQERYPVYFADVDLGIRLQKQGYLNVWTPCSRVQHMGGATRLLADKYQVPERPMLEHYAQLRNEWKAELLIDPSYHPLMQKSGALFTLSENSARLHTPLPGRPLPVVLAHHVDWNGCGHHRVMQPFKAMERHHMLEGGMMNSIPSVMEAAQLQPDVILLESLTGSRFPNIIQQLREVCNAKVIIEYDDFLLNVPLKNGNRDNYPQHMVKSFRKILESADRIVVSTAPLAEAYSRFHHDIRIAQNRLAPDQWEHLLSQRGVGKKIRVGWAGGSTHAGDLQILLPLIKALENDVEWVFMGMKPRNVHCEFHPGVPFEMYPEKLASLNLDLALVPLEINQFNECKSNLRLLEIGTCGVPIVATDIAPYRCGLPVTLVENRYKDWMKAIQPYLNDADYRIRQGDELRNAVQRNWYLRENGLNDWQQGWLAQ, from the coding sequence ATGCCTGAAATTCTGATAAGTGTGGACAAACTGGACGCATGGTCTGCTTCCTGCACGGAAGTGCTCGACATCGCTGATGCCCTGCTAAGACGGGAATGGCATGTGATTCTCTGTACCTCGTTTATCGGGAAGCGTCTTCAGCCAGAAGTGGCCAGACTGCAGGCAACGGGAGCCCTGACGGTTGTTACAGAGAATGCGGGAGAACTGGCCGCACGCTACGACGTTATATGGGTCGTCAAAGGCTTTTTTAGTGAGAAACTGCTTACAGCGCTGCATGAGCAGAAAACGGCGGGATCTTTTATCTTCCGCCATTACAGTGATTACAACGATCTTTATATTCCATGGGGCGCCGGGCTTGAGAATGCTCTGGCAACGCGAGTGCTTGGCCTGTCGGCGTTTACGCAGACCATCCTGCTACAGACGGGGATCCAGGAAGACAAGCTGCATCTGATGCCGTGGCTCGTGCCGGACGCTTACTGCGACGTTTACGCTAATCGCGAGGCGCAAGCGTTGCGTCGGATCCTCTATATCGCGGATAAAATGTCCGCTGAAATGTATGAAGTGCAGCAGCGCGCAGCCCAGTCGCAGATACGCATTGAATGGCTCGATTTAAGTGCTCAATCCGGGCGTATTGAACCGGAGTGGCTCGCGGGTTATGACGTTGTTATTACGGATGAACAGTATGTTCCTAAAGCGCTTGTTCTCGGCGTACCGGTCTTTTTAGCCCACGGAAACTATGTTGAAGGGTATTTGAACGATACAAATCTTGCGCACTATGAGGCTAACTATTTCTCTGGGGTAAATTTGCGTTTTTGCCCGGGTGCAGACGAGTGGATTCAACTGCTGACCGACGGTTATGACGATGCCAATAAATGGGTGCAGAAAAATCATCAGACGTTCGTATCACGCTGGAGCCTTGAGCAGAATATTCTCGCTGTGCTGGATTTTCCTGTTTCGCAAAGGCCTTACACGCTTTCTGAAAAAGATCGCTATGCGCTGGCATTCCACAGCAAAGCGCTGCTGCTCCAGCAGAGCGAAAACTACTCTATTACCCGCTGGATAAAGGATCGAAATATCACGAACGCGCGTCGTGAGGCTTTGCGTGCCTGTGCTGATGCCTTTCCGGACCGCGCCAGACTGGGTGTTGTTATCCTCGCGCAAAATAAAACGACTGAAGAGTGCCAGATTACCCATGCATCGGCGCTCGCTCAATCGCTAGTGCCGATCTCTGTAGAGGTGGCGCATTCTGTTTCCGATATTAATGCGTTACTGGAAAACAGCCCTGCTCAGGCGCTGCTGATGCTCCCTGCGGGCTACACCCTGTTAGATGACGCGCTGATGCGGTTCGCTGAGCACCGAATTCATCATCCAGAGGCAAGTGTCGCCTATTGCGATGAAATGATGGTTGCCGAAAACGATGAACCTGTTGTCACCTTGCGCCCCGGGGTTAATATCGATCTCCTGCGCAGCAAGCCTTACGTTGGACAGGCGCTGCTCATTGATTGCCATGCGGCAAAGGTCGCAGGAGGGCTAGACCCTCTCTTTGCTTATACGCCATTTACCGATTTGCTCTGGCGTCTGGTCGAGCTGCAGGGTATCAGTGTCTTAACGCATGTGCCTGAGGTGCTGCTCTGCAATTCTGAACCTGCGCAACGCTGGACTGAGCTGCCAGGTCTTATGGAACAGCATCGGAACGGCGTGCTGGCACATCTTACGAGACTTGGTATCTCTGCCTCCTATGAGCCCGGAGCCGTTAAAGCTCTACCGCGCCTTCGCTATCACTGGGATGCCCAGCCGATGGTCTCAATTATAATCCCCACGCGCGATCGGTTTGCTTTACTAAAGAACTGCATTGAAAGCCTGATGGAAAAGACCCGCTACGCGCGCTACGAGCTGATGATCGTTGATAACCAGTCAGTAGAGAGCGATGCCTGTCAGTTCCTGAACGATCTAGCGAATCTTGGGCTGGAGCAGGTGCGGATATTGCGATATGACGCCCCATTCAATTTTGCAGAAATGGGCAACGCTGCCGCGCAGCAGGCGAGGGGAGACGTGCTCGTTTTCCTTGATAACGATTGTGAAATCATTGATGGCGCGTGGCTGGACGCGTTACTGGAACACGCATTACGCCCGGAGGTGGGCGTGGTAGGGGCTCGCCTGGAGTTTAAGGATGGCCGGATCCAGCATGGTGGGTATCTGACCGGCGTCCAAAACGGTGTGGAAGTTGCTTTTGCAGGCGCGGGCGGCGCTGACTCAGGTTTTCAGGACTATCTTTGCGTCCCGCATAACGTAACGGCAGTGAGCGGTTCTTGTATGATGCTGCGAAAAGAGGTGTTTTTCGCGCTTAATGGATTTACGCAAGAACGTTATCCCGTCTATTTTGCCGATGTTGATCTGGGAATAAGGCTGCAAAAGCAGGGCTATTTAAACGTCTGGACGCCCTGTTCGCGCGTTCAACATATGGGCGGAGCGACACGCCTTCTGGCCGATAAGTACCAGGTTCCTGAACGACCGATGCTGGAACACTACGCACAGTTGCGTAACGAGTGGAAGGCAGAGCTGCTCATAGATCCGTCTTATCATCCGCTTATGCAAAAATCCGGCGCGCTTTTCACCCTGAGTGAAAACAGTGCGCGTCTGCATACCCCTTTGCCGGGACGTCCTTTACCCGTTGTGCTGGCGCATCATGTCGACTGGAATGGCTGCGGGCATCACCGGGTTATGCAGCCGTTTAAAGCCATGGAGCGTCACCATATGCTGGAGGGGGGGATGATGAACAGCATTCCCTCCGTCATGGAAGCCGCGCAACTTCAGCCAGATGTGATTTTACTTGAGTCACTCACCGGGAGCCGTTTCCCGAATATTATTCAGCAGCTGCGTGAGGTCTGTAATGCCAAAGTTATCATTGAGTACGATGATTTCTTACTTAACGTACCGTTAAAAAATGGTAATCGCGATAATTACCCGCAGCACATGGTGAAGAGCTTTCGGAAAATACTCGAAAGTGCAGACAGAATTGTTGTCTCAACGGCGCCGCTTGCTGAAGCCTACAGCCGTTTCCATCATGATATCCGGATTGCGCAAAACCGCCTTGCACCCGACCAGTGGGAACATTTGCTGAGTCAGCGGGGGGTGGGTAAAAAAATACGCGTTGGTTGGGCGGGGGGAAGCACCCATGCAGGGGATCTGCAAATCCTGCTACCTCTGATCAAGGCGCTGGAGAATGACGTTGAATGGGTCTTTATGGGAATGAAGCCGCGTAATGTCCACTGCGAGTTCCACCCTGGCGTTCCTTTCGAGATGTACCCTGAAAAGCTGGCCAGCCTGAATCTCGATCTGGCACTGGTTCCTCTGGAAATCAATCAGTTCAATGAATGCAAGAGTAATTTACGGCTGCTGGAAATTGGTACCTGTGGAGTACCGATCGTTGCCACGGATATTGCTCCGTACCGTTGCGGGCTACCGGTCACCCTGGTTGAAAACCGTTATAAAGACTGGATGAAAGCCATTCAGCCGTACCTCAATGACGCGGATTACCGTATCCGCCAGGGGGATGAACTACGGAATGCCGTACAGCGCAACTGGTATCTGCGCGAAAATGGACTTAATGACTGGCAACAAGGTTGGTTGGCACAATGA
- a CDS encoding flagellin, producing the protein MAVINTNTLSLMTQNNLSKSQSSLGTAIERLSSGLRINSAKDDAAGQAIANRFTSNINGLTVAARNANDGISLAQTAEGALGEINNNLQRIRDLTVQAQNSSNSASDIDSIQAEVNQRMEEINRVTTQTDFNGIKVLNTGTGSSSYSFQVGSKDQETISISLSSSNAYNLFNASGATSVTSGQTINGNARSTAAEGFDVLSGTVTSGGTTDGSPLADIDAAIKSVDNQRSLLGASQNRFESTITNLNNTVNNLSAARSRIQDSDYATEVSNMSRAQILQQAGSSVLAQANQVPQTMLSLLR; encoded by the coding sequence ATGGCAGTGATTAATACTAACACTCTGTCGCTGATGACTCAGAACAACCTGAGCAAATCTCAGTCTTCTCTGGGCACCGCGATTGAGCGTCTGTCCTCCGGTCTGCGCATCAACAGTGCAAAAGACGACGCTGCTGGTCAGGCGATCGCTAACCGTTTCACCTCTAACATCAACGGCCTGACCGTTGCTGCACGTAACGCCAACGACGGTATCTCTCTGGCACAGACGGCAGAAGGCGCACTGGGTGAAATCAACAACAACCTGCAGCGTATCCGTGATCTGACCGTTCAGGCGCAGAACAGCTCTAACTCTGCTTCCGATATCGACTCCATCCAGGCTGAAGTTAACCAGCGTATGGAAGAAATTAACCGTGTAACGACTCAGACCGACTTCAACGGCATTAAAGTGCTGAACACCGGCACTGGCTCCAGCAGCTACAGCTTCCAGGTAGGTTCTAAGGATCAAGAAACCATCTCTATCAGCCTGAGCAGCTCTAACGCCTACAACCTGTTCAATGCCTCCGGCGCAACCTCTGTGACCTCTGGTCAGACCATCAACGGTAATGCACGTTCTACTGCAGCAGAAGGTTTCGACGTTCTGAGCGGTACCGTAACCTCCGGTGGTACTACTGATGGTAGCCCGCTGGCAGACATCGATGCGGCAATCAAATCTGTAGACAATCAGCGCAGCCTGCTGGGTGCGTCTCAGAACCGTTTCGAGTCCACCATCACCAACCTGAACAACACCGTGAACAACCTGTCCGCTGCCCGCAGCCGTATTCAGGATTCCGACTACGCGACCGAAGTGTCCAACATGTCCCGCGCGCAGATCCTGCAGCAGGCTGGCTCTTCCGTACTGGCCCAGGCCAACCAGGTTCCGCAGACCATGCTGTCCCTGCTGCGTTAA
- a CDS encoding DegT/DnrJ/EryC1/StrS family aminotransferase: MSDNVYVTSPLLPPLEEFLPYLEKIWQNRILTNGGEFHQQLEQDLARYLGVKYVSLFSNGTLALLTAMQTLRIRGEVITTPYSFVATSHSLLWNGLTPVFADIDPDTFNIDPEKIESLITPQTSAILPVHCYGIPCDTVRIQQIADTYGLKVIYDAAHCFGVKENNTSVLNHGDLSVVSFHATKVFNTFEGGAIICHDIKTKQRIDYLKNFGFADEVTIMAPGINGKMNEVQAAMGLLQLQHIDAALAERKAIYERYVKLLDEWLPELRYITPSCSIEWNFAYFPVLFEGNILSARDEVYSALRQQGIFARRYFYPLISEFQMYRQFATADAQHLPVAWSISRGILCLPIYPGLTYENQIRIVEIISKTFSPHKNAQCVATSEL; the protein is encoded by the coding sequence ATGAGTGATAACGTCTATGTTACCAGCCCGCTTTTGCCTCCCCTCGAGGAGTTTCTTCCTTATCTGGAAAAAATTTGGCAAAACCGGATCCTGACAAACGGCGGCGAGTTTCACCAACAGCTTGAACAGGATCTGGCGCGTTATCTTGGCGTAAAGTACGTGAGTTTATTCTCGAATGGTACGCTTGCCCTGCTGACGGCTATGCAGACGCTGCGGATCCGTGGCGAGGTGATCACCACCCCGTATTCCTTTGTTGCAACCTCTCATAGTTTGCTTTGGAATGGACTCACTCCGGTCTTTGCGGATATTGATCCCGATACGTTTAATATTGACCCTGAGAAAATTGAATCGCTCATCACGCCGCAAACGTCAGCAATATTACCGGTGCATTGTTACGGTATTCCTTGTGATACCGTACGTATTCAACAGATCGCCGATACATATGGACTAAAGGTTATTTACGACGCTGCCCATTGTTTTGGAGTAAAAGAGAATAATACCAGTGTCCTGAACCACGGCGATCTTTCGGTCGTGAGTTTCCATGCCACCAAAGTATTTAATACCTTTGAAGGTGGTGCGATTATTTGTCATGACATTAAAACCAAACAGCGAATTGACTATCTGAAAAATTTTGGTTTTGCTGATGAGGTCACCATCATGGCCCCAGGTATTAATGGCAAAATGAATGAAGTCCAGGCGGCAATGGGGTTGCTTCAGTTGCAGCATATTGACGCGGCTCTGGCGGAACGCAAAGCGATTTATGAGCGGTATGTAAAGCTGCTGGATGAATGGCTGCCGGAACTTCGCTATATAACACCATCTTGCTCGATTGAATGGAATTTCGCCTATTTCCCCGTTCTCTTTGAGGGTAACATTCTAAGCGCGCGCGATGAAGTTTACAGTGCCTTACGGCAGCAGGGGATTTTTGCACGACGCTATTTCTATCCTCTAATTAGTGAGTTTCAGATGTACCGTCAATTTGCAACAGCTGATGCCCAACATCTTCCTGTCGCGTGGTCGATTTCTCGAGGTATTCTCTGCCTACCTATTTATCCTGGCCTGACGTATGAAAATCAGATCCGGATCGTGGAAATTATTAGTAAGACATTTTCTCCGCATAAAAATGCACAGTGCGTCGCAACTAGTGAGTTATAA
- a CDS encoding flagellin, producing the protein MAVINTNTLSLMTQNNLSKSQSSLGTAIERLSSGLRINSAKDDAAGQAIANRFTSNINGLTVAARNANDGISLAQTAEGALGEINNNLQRIRDLTVQAQNSSNSASDIDSIQAEVNQRMEEVNRVTKQTDFNGIKVLDTGTGSSTYNFQVGSKDNETIGITLSSSDSFNLAAAGNTGATLNTKAMTTGDVVNGNQRTTAAEGFDVLHGAVTGGTGGTASGSTPLADIDKAIKSVDNQRSLLGASQNRFESTITNLNNTVNNLSAARSRIQDSDYATEVSNMSRAQILQQAGSSVLAQANQVPQTMLSLLR; encoded by the coding sequence ATGGCTGTTATTAATACTAACACCCTGTCTCTGATGACTCAGAACAACCTGAGCAAATCTCAGTCTTCTCTGGGCACCGCGATCGAGCGTCTGTCCTCCGGTCTGCGTATCAACAGCGCGAAGGATGATGCTGCTGGTCAGGCAATCGCTAACCGTTTCACCTCTAACATCAACGGTCTGACCGTTGCTGCACGTAACGCCAACGACGGTATCTCTCTGGCACAGACGGCAGAAGGCGCACTGGGTGAAATCAACAACAACCTGCAGCGTATCCGTGATCTGACCGTTCAGGCGCAGAACAGCTCTAACTCTGCTTCCGACATCGACTCCATCCAGGCTGAAGTTAACCAGCGTATGGAAGAAGTGAACCGTGTGACCAAGCAGACCGACTTCAACGGTATCAAAGTTCTGGATACCGGCACTGGTTCAAGCACCTACAACTTCCAGGTTGGCTCTAAAGATAACGAAACTATCGGTATCACTCTGAGTTCTAGCGATAGCTTCAACCTGGCTGCTGCTGGTAACACTGGCGCGACGCTGAACACCAAAGCGATGACAACGGGTGATGTTGTTAACGGTAACCAGCGTACGACTGCGGCAGAAGGTTTCGACGTTCTGCACGGAGCGGTAACGGGTGGTACTGGTGGTACAGCCTCAGGTTCTACCCCACTGGCAGACATCGATAAGGCAATCAAATCTGTAGACAACCAGCGCAGCCTGCTGGGTGCGTCTCAGAACCGTTTCGAGTCCACCATCACCAACCTGAACAACACCGTGAACAACCTGTCCGCTGCCCGCAGCCGTATCCAGGATTCCGACTACGCGACCGAAGTGTCCAACATGTCCCGCGCGCAGATCCTGCAGCAGGCTGGCTCTTCCGTACTGGCTCAGGCCAACCAGGTTCCGCAGACCATGCTGTCCCTTCTGCGTTAA